A genomic region of Helicoverpa zea isolate HzStark_Cry1AcR chromosome 8, ilHelZeax1.1, whole genome shotgun sequence contains the following coding sequences:
- the LOC124632611 gene encoding uncharacterized protein LOC124632611, which produces MSEDEMEANKMRNALTAIANEMQKLHSETASSNETEKNENGETLNKLIKCKTNLNLRKIQIKKLKRNLRTACVVAKTMSSAKAAETASLSTHLDITRSKYMDLVHQQSEKNEVIHQLNGENRALRNRLDFYNNIIQLGYKELQNMRNECEENISFAEQLKHIIVCCGQYYADHFNEHERCTRLEQKNRFLNTKIVIMESNLKAATDELRNLRTCIKPYREKRDTPTNSRHCIDVVCSEYKMGSHQRNFANVTMTFELNNCSSPPSMKDLDLTSHLKTVKKLLDDQDNLIKDLKSLSKGINVDETYFTYFIYIYLHHL; this is translated from the exons ATGAGTGAGGATGAAATGGAAGCTAACAAAATGCGAAATGCTCTTACTGCTATCGCAAATGAAATGCAAAA GCTACACAGTGAAACTGCATCTTCAAATGAAACAGAAAAGAATGAAAATGGAGAAACtctaaataaacttataaaatgCAAGACAAATCTTAATTTGAGAaagattcaaattaaaaaactaaaaagaaatCTCCGAACAGCATGTG tcgTTGCTAAAACTATGTCATCAGCTAAGGCAGCCGAAACAGCATCACTCAGTACCCATTTAGATATCACAAGAAGTAAATATATGGACTTAGTACACCAACAGAGTGAAAAAAATGAAGTAATACACCAATTGAATGGAGAAAACCGTGCTCTCCGTAATCGGCTAGATTTTTACAACAACATTATTCAATTAGGCTATAAAGAGTTACAAAATATGCGAAATGAATGcgaagaaaatatttcttttgccGAACAATTGAAACATATTATTGTTTGCTGTGGACAGTATTACGCAGATCATTTTAATGAACATGAGAGATGTACTCGATTAGAACAGAAAAATAGGTTCTTGAATACTAAAATAGTCATAATGGAAAGTAATTTGAAAGCAGCTACAGACGAACTCCGAAATCTTCGTACTTGCATAAAACCTTACCGTGAGAAAAGAGACACTCCAACAAATTCACGGCATTGCATTGACGTGGTGTGTTCGGAGTACAAAATGGGTTCTCACCAAAGAAACTTTGCAAATGTAACCATGACGTTTGAACTAAATAATTGCTCTTCACCACCTTCTATGAAAGATCTAGACCTAACCAGCCACTTAAAGACAGTTAAAAAACTTCTCGATGATCAAGATAATCTCATAAAAGATCTGAAAAGTCTTTCAAAGGGAATAAATGTTgatgaaacatattttacttattttatttacatttacttacatCATCTGTAA
- the LOC124632341 gene encoding ribose-5-phosphate isomerase translates to MLLKVCASSILKHSATVVNLRQFCSKSAKMSLEEAKQFAAHRAVNEYVTNDCIFGVGSGSTVVYAVQRLAERVETENLKVTCIPTSFQAKQLIVKHNLTLGELDTNPTIDVTIDGADEVDAHMTLIKGGGGCLLQEKIVASCSKKLIVIADYTKDSKKLGDRYKKGIPIEVVPMAYVPIQNKIAALYGGEVKLRKAVAKAGPVVTDNGNFILDWVFTNQDLDWDKVNKYIKMIPGVVETGLFVNMCEKAYFGQPEGNVIERVAV, encoded by the coding sequence ATGTTGCTTAAAGTCTGTGCATCGTCAATATTGAAACACAGTGCTACAGTTGTAAACTTACGACAGTTTTGTAGTAAAAGCGCTAAAATGTCTTTAGAAGAAGCTAAACAATTTGCCGCTCACCGGGCTGTTAATGAGTACGTAACAAATGATTGTATATTCGGCGTCGGCAGTGGATCAACTGTTGTATACGCGGTTCAAAGGCTCGCTGAAAGAGTGGAAACGGAAAATTTGAAGGTGACCTGCATCCCTACATCATTTCAAGCAAAACAGCTGATCGTTAAGCATAACCTAACATTGGGCGAGCTCGATACGAATCCTACGATAGACGTGACAATCGATGGAGCCGACGAGGTGGATGCTCACATGACGCTCATCAAGGGTGGTGGCGGTTGTTTACTACAAGAAAAAATTGTTGCCTCTTGCTCCAAGAAGCTTATTGTTATAGCTGACTACACAAAAGATTCTAAAAAGCTAGGAGACAGATACAAAAAAGGTATACCAATAGAAGTTGTCCCCATGGCTTATGTACCAATTCAGAATAAGATTGCTGCTCTTTATGGAGGGGAAGTGAAGTTACGCAAAGCTGTTGCCAAGGCTGGCCCTGTAGTGACTGACAATGGTAACTTCATTCTCGACTGGGTGTTCACAAACCAAGACTTGGATTGGGAcaaagtaaataagtatataaaaatgattCCTGGTGTTGTAGAGACTggtttatttgtaaacatgTGTGAGAAGGCATACTTTGGACAGCCTGAAGGCAATGTAATAGAGAGAGTTGCTGTATAA
- the LOC124632342 gene encoding caltractin, with product MATAVANIQKKNVGSNNTGGVRKKSGPKFELTDEQRRDIKEAFDLFDTENTGKIDTKELKVAIRALGFEPKKEEIKKMIAEIDKGDGKVSFEDFQELMTVKMAEKDTKEEIMKAFKLFDDDETGKISFKNLKRVAKELGENLTDEELHEMIDEADRDGDGEINQEEFLRIMKKTSLY from the exons ATG GCAACTGCTGTAGCTAATATTCAGAAGAAAAATGTTGGCTCCAATAACACTGGAGGAGTACGCAAGAAGTCAGGACCTAAGTTTGAGTTGACAGACGAACAAAGAAGAGATATAAAAGAAGCATTTGATCTCTTTGACACAGAAAATACAGGGAAAATAGATACTAAAGAATTGAAGGTAGCTATCAGAGCATTAGGTTTTGAGCcgaaaaaagaagaaattaaaaagatgattGCAGAAATAGATAAGGGAGATGGCAAGGTATCCTTTGAAGATTTCCAAGAGTTGATGACTGTTAAGATGGCAGAAAAGGATACTAAAGAAGAGATAATGAAAGCATTCAAACTTTTTGATGATGACGAAACTG GCAAGATATCATTTAAAAATCTGAAGAGAGTAGCTAAAGAGCTTGGTGAGAACCTCACAGATGAAGAACTTCATGAGATGATAGACGAGGCTGACAGAGATGGTGATGGGGAAATCAATCAGGAAGAATTCTTACGCATCATGAAAAAAACAAGTCTCTATTAG
- the LOC124632387 gene encoding sterol regulatory element-binding protein 1: MDFKMEQDDLFINSDVFNGHDIAEIEDFLSGCDGDFMKTLEDELARVDDLPLLSVDTKVKSEVATQPQVSPCYNPTGNPMVSQYTHRAKTQPVSPPQAKGSPVQGVYAREESYNLPLNDGAPLPDVTQHGRKRMPAQAPMIVQQVVQSPVYVNLAPNVQQMDLNTQMNVNQQAKGKPTSQPLLIQNNAKGVTPLLLKTSDANFSPVVLQSNIINPETQTFMYTSPPVQGTPQGIITNTKTGTENRPIHTFFTSNNGPTLLTGIPVVLDGEKITLSQAPNMGVPKVKEVKRSAHNAIERRYRTSINDRIVELKNMLVGEEAKLNKSAILRKTIEYIKYLQNQNTRLKQENMALKLAFQKSGVKEPQFDVTYTPPHSDISSPSSSPHGFDSDSPSSPEYKVEDKYSNSKIVMGMGDHSRLALCAFMVGLIAFNPFSSFFGNFMMESSVTDFSARVDQRKILADDDFSSTGMSWGAWLFSTFFIYMINFLVLGGCLIKLLVYGDSVPKSQSKEAGLFYKHKRQADNFIKKGDLENARLELHRSLAVSGKSVQAGGQGHAKYSALIAAVLRQMLQRLPFGAFLARRAGDLWSDSPSRRATQHWAAEVSTVSHRLAQLEILSSHSGRSERVLLALQAVNLAEVTGNRHLLADTYVTAALVFKDYMPKFGNWLCGYYLSLCRVSCADSLSEWPVRLRWVGSPRGMRFLRTRRWTYERNPATAALFCRLPDPADPLAYAMRAYHLELLQKSLQMLLCADERSNTRDVLELIKLITDDVSTDAPQHTGCWDPVMEWWANLVGVAATWLLADTGKAVEIGDRLNMLPEPLANCEDPLPGALHMAYKSRRGLLSLAQCRDEHSFDRTAETILKVCDIAGTRLADSLAYYCCRKPTQLMLLMQVLCCDWLLEVRAGVWEASEDRACAVTAETFCGPAPHVQLRAFQRDLHSLRRISQNLPWVTSRVFLQSAVCRMMAGAAPRRTQQLLDGSLRPRLNRSSIICGKERALEGGGGEGERAVALYMACKHLPPAVLAAPGERAGMLAQAAATLQKIGHRSRLPHCYHLMKSIGTMPSAP, encoded by the exons ATGGATTTCAAAATGGAGCAGGATGATCTATTCATAAATTCGGATGTATTCAACGGTCATGATATCGCAGAAATCGAAG ACTTTCTGAGTGGTTGTGATGGAGATTTTATGAAAACACTTGAAGATGAACTAGCTCGCGTAGATGATTTGCCTCTACTCAGTGTTGATACTAAAGTAAAATCCGAGGTAGCAACACAGCCTCAAGTGTCGCCATGCTACAACCCTACGGGGAACCCAATGGTGTCACAGTATACGCACAGAGCAAAGACACAGCCTGTAAGCCCTCCTCAGGCTAAAGGTAGCCCTGTCCAAGGAGTGTACGCCAGAGAAGAGAGTTATAATTTGCCGCTAAACGATGGCGCGCCGCTGCCAGATGTCACGCAGCATGGCCGCAAGAGAATGCCCGCACAGGCCCCCATGATTGTGCAACAGGTTGTCCAGAGTCCAGTCTATGTAAATTTGGCACCAAATGTGCAACAGATGGATTTAAATACACAAATGAATGTAAACCAGCAAGCAAAAGGAAAGCCTACAAGCCAGCCTCTGCTGATACAAAACAATGCCAAAGGAGTAACAccattacttttaaaaacatctGATGCAAACTTTTCTCCAGTTGTGTTGCAGTCAAATATCATAAATCCTGAGACTCAGACTTTTATGTACACCAGTCCTCCTGTACAag GAACACCGCAAGGTATCATCACAAACACTAAGACAGGTACAGAGAACCGGCCCATACATACATTCTTCACCAGCAACAATGGACCAACTCTCTTAACAGGCATACCAGTAGTTCTCGATGGTGAAAAGATAACTTTAAGTCAGGCACCCAACATGGGTGTACCTAAAGTTAAGGAAGTGAAACGGAGTGCGCACAATGCTATTGAAAGACGTTATAGAACTAGTATTAATGATAGAATAGTGGAACTCAAGAATATGCTGGTCGGAGAAGAAGCGAAA TTGAACAAATCAGCTATATTAAGGAAAACAATAGAATACATAAAGTACCTGCAGAATCAGAATACTCGTTTAAAACAAGAGAACATGGCTCTAAAGCTGGCGTTCCAGAAGTCTGGAGTGAAGGAGCCACAGTTTGATGTTACTTACACTCCTCCGCACAGCGACATCTCATCACCGTCCAGTTCACCACACGGGTTTGACAGTGATTCACCTTCTTCGCCTGAGTATAAg GTTGAAGATAAGTACTCAAACTCGAAGATTGTTATGGGTATGGGCGACCATTCCCGGCTGGCGTTGTGTGCCTTTATGGTTGGTTTAATAGCTTTCAACCCATTCAGTTCATTCTTTGGTAACTTCATGATGGAGTCTTCTGTCACTGATTTCTCTGCAAGGGTTGATCAAAGGAAAATATtggctgatgatgatttta GTTCGACGGGAATGTCATGGGGAGCTTGGTTATTCAGTACTTTCTTCATATACATGATAAATTTCCTTGTATTGGGAGGATGTCTGATCAAGTTATTAGTGTATGGCGACTCTGTACCAAAATCACAATCGAAAGAAGCTGGACTTTTTTACAAACATAAACGACAAGCggacaattttataaaaaag GGTGACTTAGAAAACGCTCGGTTGGAATTGCACCGGAGTCTGGCGGTGTCAGGCAAGAGTGTGCAGGCGGGTGGGCAGGGACACGCGAAGTACTCTGCTCTCATCGCCGCTGTATTACGTCAGATGCTACAACGACTGCCCTTTGGTGCCTTCCTTGCGAGGAGAGCTGGTGATTTGTGGAGTGACAG CCCATCACGCCGAGCTACGCAACACTGGGCGGCTGAAGTATCAACCGTATCCCACCGTCTCGCACAGCTAGAGATACTGTCAAGCCACAGCGGCCGCAGCGAGCGAGTGCTTCTAGCGTTACAAGCAGTCAACTTAGCTGAAGTGACCGGCAACAGACATCTGTTGGCTGATACCTATGTTACCGCAGCACTGGTCTTCAAGGATTATATGCCCAAGTTCGGCAATTGGTTGTGTGG TTATTACCTAAGCCTGTGCCGCGTGTCATGTGCCGACTCTCTCTCGGAATGGCCGGTGCGTCTACGCTGGGTGGGCAGCCCCCGGGGCATGCGGTTCCTGCGCACGCGACGCTGGACTTACGAACGTAACCCAGCTACTGCAGCTCTGTTCTGCAGGCTGCCTGACCCTGCTGATCCATTGGCTTATGCTATGAGG GCTTACCATCTGGAGCTTCTTCAAAAGAGTCTGCAAATGCTGCTGTGTGCTGACGAGCGAAGCAATACCCGCGATGTGCTGGAGCTGATCAAACTGATCACTGATGACGTGTCTACTGATGCCCCTCAGCATACTG GCTGCTGGGACCCTGTAATGGAATGGTGGGCAAACCTAGTGGGTGTGGCCGCTACCTGGTTGCTGGCCGACACGGGCAAAGCCGTGGAAATCGGCGATCGACTCAACATGTTGCCCGAACCGCTCGCCAACTGCGAAGATCCTTTACCAGG GGCATTGCATATGGCATACAAAAGCCGGCGCGGGCTATTGAGCCTCGCTCAGTGCCGAGATGAGCACTCGTTCGACAGGACCGCCGAGACCATACTCAAG GTGTGCGACATTGCTGGAACCAGATTAGCGGATTCCTTAGCTTACTACTGCTGCCGCAAACCTACACAGCTTATGTTG CTTATGCAAGTTCTCTGCTGCGATTGGCTACTGGAAGTCCGCGCGGGAGTGTGGGAGGCGAGCGAGGACCGCGCATGCGCCGTCACCGCGGAAACGTTCTGCGGACCTGCACCTCACGTACAGTTGCGCGCTTTCCAACGAGACCTGCACTCTTTGAGGAGAATATCGCAAAATTTGCCG TGGGTGACTTCCCGCGTTTTCTTGCAATCTGCGGTTTGCCGAATGATGGCTGGCGCAGCGCCCAGACGCACACAGCAGCTGCTGGACGGCAGCCTGCGACCGAGGCTCAATCGCTCCTCCATCATTTGTGGCAAAG AGCGCGCGCTggagggcggcggcggcgagggCGAGCGCGCCGTGGCGCTGTACATGGCGTGCAAGCACCTGCCGCCCGCCGTGCTCGCCGCGCCCGGGGAACGCGCCGGCATGCTGGCGCAGGCCGCAGCCACCCTGCAGAAGATCGGCCACCGCTCCCGCCTGCCACACTGCTACCACCTCATGAAGTCCATCGGCACCATGCCCTCTGCACCTTAA
- the LOC124632844 gene encoding broad-complex core protein isoforms 1/2/3/4/5 isoform X2, whose product MGSVEGPQTFCLKWNHHKTNLVEILEALIKGETYVDCTLVVDDQVTFKAHRVVLAANSPYFQSILADVPMDHCSILFPGVKDFEMRALLEYMYTGEVNVTQAHIPHIMKVAEQLEVKGLFDMTELRRRPGSTERTPAASPPRVVPAAPSSVSPPAPAPPSRWPPPPAAPVLSAAYDSADMNPLKRKKLSSMLATRDTPILRNVLAQTSPVDSSQPMSLVCHPVSQHAPPRLHSNGSAHESERAASPHRPFDYRPRRLSSRASSPHYNRSDRSEDAHSPYTERSFEDESQRTFHPSPPPTNFQQDVRAGLAPYVPPQQKPEWKRYKQYTRSDILSAIECVRNGMSALQASRKYGVPSRTLYDKVKKLGITTSRPMSRGVKRESNGAAFPYGLSGTGGTGEDGNPSTPLIDPSFLQQALEGATRDGGREALHAMALAAAAHAALAPRTPPRSPPHSPRSPVQDDDHVEDLSVPRRRDIDQPPGVIVPPRNFALDCGSERD is encoded by the coding sequence ATGGGGAGCGTCGAAGGCCCgcaaacattttgtttgaaatggaATCACCACAAAACCAACTTAGTGGAGATTTTAGAGGCCTTGATAAAGGGAGAGACCTACGTggactgcacattagtggtcgACGACCAGGTGACGTTCAAGGCGCACCGGGTTGTCCTTGCTGCTAACTCCCCGTACTTTCAGTCGATATTAGCTGATGTCCCAATGGACCACTGCAGCATCCTTTTCCCTGGAGTTAAGGATTTTGAGATGCGAGCCCTTCTTGAGTACATGTACACGGGAGAGGTGAACGTGACACAGGCTCACATCCCGCATATCATGAAGGTGGCCGAGCAGTTAGAGGTTAAAGGTTTGTTCGACATGACGGAGCTGCGGCGCCGGCCAGGCAGCACGGAGCGCACGCCGGCAGCGTCCCCGCCGCGCGTGGTGCCCGCCGCGCCCTCCAGCGTGTCACCGCCTGCACCTGCGCCTCCCTCGCGCTGGCCACCACCACCCGCCGCACCCGTACTCTCCGCCGCCTACGACTCTGCTGACATGAACCCACTGAAACGTAAGAAACTATCCAGCATGTTGGCTACTAGAGACACTCCCATTTTAAGGAACGTCCTGGCCCAAACCTCACCTGTGGACTCTTCGCAACCAATGTCACTCGTTTGCCACCCCGTCAGCCAACACGCTCCACCTCGTCTGCATTCTAATGGGTCTGCGCATGAATCGGAGCGCGCTGCTAGCCCGCATCGTCCTTTCGACTACCGCCCACGTAGACTCTCATCAAGAGCTTCTTCACCCCATTACAATAGATCAGACCGGTCAGAAGATGCTCATTCTCCATACACAGAAAGATCTTTCGAAGATGAAAGCCAACGCACTTTCCATCCATCACCCCCGCCTACGAATTTCCAACAAGACGTGAGAGCCGGATTAGCACCATATGTCCCACCACAACAGAAACCTGAATGGAAGCGATACAAACAATACACAAGATCCGACATATTATCAGCTATCGAATGTGTGCGTAATGGAATGAGCGCACTACAAGCATCGCGTAAATACGGCGTTCCTTCACGTACATTGTATGATAAAGTAAAGAAACTCGGCATAACGACCAGCCGACCAATGAGCCGAGGGGTCAAAAGAGAGTCAAACGGAGCTGCATTCCCGTATGGTTTGAGTGGAACTGGAGGCACAGGTGAAGATGGAAATCCATCTACACCCCTTATTGATCCGTCATTCCTACAGCAAGCATTAGAGGGAGCGACTAGAGACGGTGGACGAGAGGCTCTACACGCGATGGCATTAGCCGCGGCCGCACACGCAGCTTTGGCTCCCCGTACGCCACCTCGATCGCCGCCACATTCGCCGCGGTCACCCGTGCAAGATGATGATCACGTCGAAGACCTGTCAGTACCTCGTCGACGTGACATAGATCAACCACCTGGCGTTATAGTTCCGCCGCGTAATTTCGCTTTAGATTGTGGTAGCGAAAGAGATTGA
- the LOC124632844 gene encoding broad-complex core protein isoforms 1/2/3/4/5 isoform X1: MYPASTNNEILPESQLRKMGSVEGPQTFCLKWNHHKTNLVEILEALIKGETYVDCTLVVDDQVTFKAHRVVLAANSPYFQSILADVPMDHCSILFPGVKDFEMRALLEYMYTGEVNVTQAHIPHIMKVAEQLEVKGLFDMTELRRRPGSTERTPAASPPRVVPAAPSSVSPPAPAPPSRWPPPPAAPVLSAAYDSADMNPLKRKKLSSMLATRDTPILRNVLAQTSPVDSSQPMSLVCHPVSQHAPPRLHSNGSAHESERAASPHRPFDYRPRRLSSRASSPHYNRSDRSEDAHSPYTERSFEDESQRTFHPSPPPTNFQQDVRAGLAPYVPPQQKPEWKRYKQYTRSDILSAIECVRNGMSALQASRKYGVPSRTLYDKVKKLGITTSRPMSRGVKRESNGAAFPYGLSGTGGTGEDGNPSTPLIDPSFLQQALEGATRDGGREALHAMALAAAAHAALAPRTPPRSPPHSPRSPVQDDDHVEDLSVPRRRDIDQPPGVIVPPRNFALDCGSERD; this comes from the exons ATGTATCCCGCCTCTACTAATAACGAAATTTTGCCAG AATCACAGCTGAGAAAGATGGGGAGCGTCGAAGGCCCgcaaacattttgtttgaaatggaATCACCACAAAACCAACTTAGTGGAGATTTTAGAGGCCTTGATAAAGGGAGAGACCTACGTggactgcacattagtggtcgACGACCAGGTGACGTTCAAGGCGCACCGGGTTGTCCTTGCTGCTAACTCCCCGTACTTTCAGTCGATATTAGCTGATGTCCCAATGGACCACTGCAGCATCCTTTTCCCTGGAGTTAAGGATTTTGAGATGCGAGCCCTTCTTGAGTACATGTACACGGGAGAGGTGAACGTGACACAGGCTCACATCCCGCATATCATGAAGGTGGCCGAGCAGTTAGAGGTTAAAGGTTTGTTCGACATGACGGAGCTGCGGCGCCGGCCAGGCAGCACGGAGCGCACGCCGGCAGCGTCCCCGCCGCGCGTGGTGCCCGCCGCGCCCTCCAGCGTGTCACCGCCTGCACCTGCGCCTCCCTCGCGCTGGCCACCACCACCCGCCGCACCCGTACTCTCCGCCGCCTACGACTCTGCTGACATGAACCCACTGAAACGTAAGAAACTATCCAGCATGTTGGCTACTAGAGACACTCCCATTTTAAGGAACGTCCTGGCCCAAACCTCACCTGTGGACTCTTCGCAACCAATGTCACTCGTTTGCCACCCCGTCAGCCAACACGCTCCACCTCGTCTGCATTCTAATGGGTCTGCGCATGAATCGGAGCGCGCTGCTAGCCCGCATCGTCCTTTCGACTACCGCCCACGTAGACTCTCATCAAGAGCTTCTTCACCCCATTACAATAGATCAGACCGGTCAGAAGATGCTCATTCTCCATACACAGAAAGATCTTTCGAAGATGAAAGCCAACGCACTTTCCATCCATCACCCCCGCCTACGAATTTCCAACAAGACGTGAGAGCCGGATTAGCACCATATGTCCCACCACAACAGAAACCTGAATGGAAGCGATACAAACAATACACAAGATCCGACATATTATCAGCTATCGAATGTGTGCGTAATGGAATGAGCGCACTACAAGCATCGCGTAAATACGGCGTTCCTTCACGTACATTGTATGATAAAGTAAAGAAACTCGGCATAACGACCAGCCGACCAATGAGCCGAGGGGTCAAAAGAGAGTCAAACGGAGCTGCATTCCCGTATGGTTTGAGTGGAACTGGAGGCACAGGTGAAGATGGAAATCCATCTACACCCCTTATTGATCCGTCATTCCTACAGCAAGCATTAGAGGGAGCGACTAGAGACGGTGGACGAGAGGCTCTACACGCGATGGCATTAGCCGCGGCCGCACACGCAGCTTTGGCTCCCCGTACGCCACCTCGATCGCCGCCACATTCGCCGCGGTCACCCGTGCAAGATGATGATCACGTCGAAGACCTGTCAGTACCTCGTCGACGTGACATAGATCAACCACCTGGCGTTATAGTTCCGCCGCGTAATTTCGCTTTAGATTGTGGTAGCGAAAGAGATTGA